The candidate division KSB1 bacterium genome has a window encoding:
- a CDS encoding TonB-dependent receptor encodes MRIQGVKGSLAVLVGLGLLPCLGLAQGIIRGTVRDSVTAEPLVGANVFLVGTGFGSSTNLEGEYVIPRVPEGSYTLRVSFIGYKRKDIPVRVEAGRVLRIDAKLAPDVLQGQPVVITVQAIGQAAAINRQITANTIMNVVSEERIQELPDANAAESLGRLPGVSIRRSGGEANKIVLRGLSDKYSAVMVDGVRIAPTDADARGVDLSTISQGSLAGIELYKALTPDKDADAIAGSVNFVTKRAPMPRLLRLDGRGSYNHLKRTYDQYDWVLRYGQRFFGNVFGAQLSANVEKRDRSKENMSLEYDLRGIAGGTDYEITNFTLNYTDEVRYRQGISLLFDLDTPDGGTIRLNNIFNRTERKFVEYQRNYPTTGEEMFYSARDREQEIRTHVASLTGDNYLWGLNANWGLAYSRSRSSFPFDYEIDFTEPSTTDPQGNPLSHMRPVPDSILHGPPELIIPYALNNFRMAYLYTAYFRGEKANDVERTVFLNLSRQYSLDSRLSGEVKFGAKYRDRARDRSRSELFSPYYNEAFAEYVKKDGQVVPKNFVGTRFAQLEKTGNMILMTNFLDRQPPRRNLFGKYSLYPLFNRDAIRQWWELNRNGYQDPQGRNPEYERNLEPDALYYDITERITSAYLMHTLRYGQKLVLITGVRMEQENNDYLSRNSVGTLSGFPVPTGMIRDTTATHIETVWLPNVHLTYRPAGFVGIRLAAYKALARPDFNYRLASVVTKARSTFFPGNNLHVGNTGLKAAKAWNFEVNTSFYGNKIGLLSVSAFYKDIRDMFHYIDGLPFVGQRSLDSLGIKVRNPFGNNEFVLYYPYNSTKPTVVKGIEVEHQTNLRFLPGLLSNLVLNYNFSVVRSYTYIPTVRVETYQVIVPPFPYPIKRTRYVHEERKQKLEGQPEFFGNLAVGYDIGGFSIRVSVFHQGRFNRTFSSDARSDLVQNAFTRWDVAVKQQITPHVALIVNLNNITNTREGTSVLNRVQKWDLLNTDEIYGFTADAGLRFSF; translated from the coding sequence ATGAGGATCCAGGGAGTCAAAGGTAGCCTTGCGGTGTTGGTCGGGCTCGGGCTTCTGCCTTGCCTGGGTCTGGCCCAGGGTATCATCCGGGGCACGGTGAGAGACTCCGTCACTGCAGAACCCCTTGTGGGGGCCAACGTGTTTCTGGTGGGCACCGGCTTCGGGAGCTCCACCAACCTGGAAGGGGAGTATGTGATTCCCCGGGTTCCGGAGGGTTCGTACACGCTGCGGGTGTCGTTTATCGGCTACAAGCGCAAGGACATCCCGGTCCGAGTGGAGGCGGGGCGCGTTCTCCGGATCGATGCGAAGCTTGCGCCCGATGTGCTCCAAGGTCAACCGGTTGTGATCACCGTGCAGGCCATCGGGCAGGCCGCGGCCATCAACCGACAGATCACGGCCAACACGATTATGAATGTAGTCTCTGAGGAACGAATCCAAGAGCTTCCGGATGCCAATGCGGCCGAGTCCCTAGGCCGCCTGCCGGGAGTGTCAATCCGGCGGTCAGGCGGTGAGGCCAATAAGATTGTCCTGCGCGGACTGAGCGACAAGTACTCCGCGGTGATGGTGGACGGAGTCCGGATCGCTCCGACCGACGCCGACGCCCGCGGTGTGGATCTCAGCACGATCTCGCAGGGGTCATTGGCGGGGATTGAGCTGTACAAGGCCCTTACCCCCGATAAGGACGCGGACGCGATTGCGGGCAGCGTGAACTTTGTGACCAAGCGAGCTCCGATGCCGCGCCTCTTGCGCTTGGACGGCAGGGGTTCCTACAATCATCTGAAGCGCACCTACGACCAGTACGACTGGGTCCTCCGCTACGGTCAGCGCTTCTTCGGCAACGTCTTCGGCGCGCAGCTGTCCGCCAACGTGGAGAAGCGGGACCGCAGCAAGGAGAATATGAGCCTGGAATATGACCTACGAGGCATTGCCGGCGGCACCGATTACGAAATCACCAACTTCACCCTGAACTACACGGATGAGGTTCGCTACCGCCAGGGCATCAGCCTGCTGTTTGACCTGGACACCCCGGACGGGGGGACCATCCGACTGAACAACATCTTTAATCGCACGGAACGGAAATTCGTGGAATACCAGCGCAACTATCCCACGACCGGCGAAGAGATGTTCTATTCTGCCCGGGATCGGGAGCAGGAGATTCGCACACACGTGGCGTCCCTGACCGGCGACAACTACCTTTGGGGCCTCAATGCCAATTGGGGCCTCGCATACTCCCGATCCCGTTCCAGCTTCCCCTTTGATTACGAGATCGATTTCACCGAGCCCTCGACTACCGATCCGCAAGGGAATCCGTTGTCCCACATGCGTCCCGTTCCGGATTCCATTCTCCACGGTCCGCCGGAGCTCATCATCCCCTACGCCCTGAACAACTTCCGTATGGCCTACCTGTACACCGCCTATTTCCGGGGGGAAAAGGCGAATGATGTGGAGCGGACGGTGTTCTTGAACCTTTCCCGCCAGTACAGTTTGGACAGCCGTCTCTCCGGGGAGGTGAAGTTCGGTGCCAAGTATCGAGATCGGGCCCGCGACCGCTCTCGATCCGAGTTGTTTTCCCCCTACTACAACGAAGCTTTTGCGGAGTACGTCAAGAAGGATGGCCAGGTCGTCCCGAAGAACTTCGTGGGGACCCGCTTCGCGCAGCTTGAGAAGACCGGAAATATGATCCTGATGACCAATTTCCTCGACCGCCAGCCGCCCCGGCGCAACCTGTTCGGCAAGTACAGTCTTTATCCTCTGTTCAACCGGGATGCGATCCGCCAGTGGTGGGAGCTGAATCGGAATGGTTATCAGGATCCGCAGGGCAGGAATCCGGAGTACGAGCGCAATCTGGAACCCGATGCCCTTTACTACGACATTACCGAACGCATCACTTCGGCCTATCTGATGCACACGCTGCGTTACGGCCAGAAGTTGGTGCTTATCACCGGCGTGAGAATGGAGCAGGAGAACAACGATTACCTCTCGCGGAATTCCGTCGGCACGCTGAGCGGCTTCCCTGTGCCGACAGGGATGATTCGGGATACGACGGCCACGCACATCGAGACCGTATGGCTTCCGAACGTTCACCTCACCTACCGGCCGGCAGGCTTCGTCGGGATTCGGTTGGCCGCCTACAAGGCGCTTGCGCGGCCGGACTTCAACTACCGCCTGGCCAGTGTGGTGACAAAGGCCCGGAGCACCTTCTTCCCGGGAAACAACCTCCACGTCGGCAACACTGGTCTGAAAGCGGCGAAGGCGTGGAATTTTGAGGTGAATACGTCCTTTTACGGAAACAAGATCGGTCTTCTCTCGGTCTCTGCCTTCTACAAAGATATCCGGGACATGTTCCATTACATCGACGGCCTTCCTTTCGTTGGGCAACGATCCCTCGACAGCCTCGGGATCAAGGTGCGGAATCCCTTCGGCAACAACGAGTTCGTCCTCTATTATCCCTACAACTCCACGAAGCCGACCGTCGTGAAAGGGATCGAGGTTGAGCATCAGACCAACCTGCGCTTTCTGCCGGGGCTTCTGAGTAATCTGGTGCTCAACTACAATTTCTCGGTCGTCCGCTCCTATACCTATATCCCCACGGTGCGAGTGGAGACGTATCAGGTCATCGTGCCTCCTTTCCCCTATCCGATTAAGCGCACGCGCTACGTCCACGAGGAAAGGAAGCAGAAGCTGGAGGGTCAGCCGGAGTTCTTCGGGAATCTTGCCGTGGGGTACGACATCGGCGGGTTCTCGATTCGGGTTTCTGTGTTCCATCAGGGCCGTTTTAACCGCACCTTCTCCTCGGACGCGCGCAGTGACCTCGTGCAAAACGCATTTACCCGCTGGGACGTGGCGGTCAAACAGCAGATCACGCCGCACGTGGCGCTGATCGTGAATCTGAACAATATCACCAACACCCGCGAGGGGACGTCGGTTCTCAACAGGGTGCAAAAATGGGATCTGCTGAATACAGATGAGATTTACGGATTCACCGCGGATGCCGGCCTCCGCTTCAGCTTTTAG
- a CDS encoding PorV/PorQ family protein: MLVLMVALGLVATHSALGQKVGSTSMQFLKVVPSARGAALGEAYSVWATGAEAIFWNPAGLSKLEGMEFTTTYVDWLFDAQQGALAIAKSFQGMGTIGLQLQYADFGEFEETSTARPYINDPEHPGFTGRTFRPFGCVLGATYARDLTDKFSVGIGMKYAYQSLFSEREVTAMVRQGVYEQVKTWAGGLLFDFGIRYNTGYRTIHIGSSVQNFGANVKFAKEAHPVPLLFRFGVGADLLGPHALLVPGEGEHRLGMVFDIFHPNDYDQQMHLGAEYEFRGLLALRAGYKFNYDFDGLTLGAGIKYAVDGLRVRLDWSYGDMGTYLGNVQRISVGLTLP; this comes from the coding sequence GTGCTTGTGCTCATGGTTGCCCTGGGCCTGGTGGCGACGCACTCGGCCCTGGGGCAAAAGGTGGGTAGCACCTCCATGCAATTCCTAAAGGTGGTGCCGTCGGCGCGCGGTGCCGCCCTTGGCGAGGCCTACTCGGTCTGGGCAACAGGCGCAGAGGCCATCTTCTGGAACCCTGCGGGCCTGTCCAAGCTGGAGGGGATGGAGTTCACAACCACCTACGTCGATTGGCTCTTTGACGCTCAACAAGGGGCGCTGGCCATCGCCAAGTCCTTCCAGGGGATGGGGACGATTGGCCTCCAGCTACAGTACGCCGACTTCGGCGAGTTCGAGGAGACAAGCACGGCGCGACCGTACATCAACGACCCAGAGCACCCCGGATTTACCGGGCGCACCTTCCGCCCGTTCGGCTGTGTCCTGGGGGCCACTTACGCTCGCGACCTCACCGACAAGTTCTCGGTGGGCATCGGGATGAAGTACGCGTACCAGTCCCTGTTCAGCGAACGCGAAGTGACTGCGATGGTCCGGCAGGGGGTCTACGAGCAGGTGAAGACCTGGGCGGGTGGGCTCCTTTTCGATTTCGGGATCCGCTACAATACCGGTTACCGGACGATCCACATCGGCTCTTCGGTGCAGAACTTTGGTGCCAACGTGAAGTTTGCCAAGGAAGCTCACCCTGTACCGCTGCTTTTCCGCTTCGGCGTCGGTGCCGACCTGCTCGGCCCCCATGCGCTCCTTGTGCCAGGTGAAGGGGAACACCGTTTAGGGATGGTCTTCGACATCTTCCACCCCAATGACTACGACCAGCAGATGCACTTGGGAGCTGAGTACGAGTTCCGGGGACTGCTTGCCCTGCGGGCAGGCTACAAGTTCAACTACGACTTTGACGGCCTCACTCTTGGGGCCGGAATCAAGTACGCGGTGGACGGCCTGCGCGTGCGGCTCGACTGGAGCTACGGCGACATGGGAACCTATCTGGGCAACGTGCAACGGATAAGCGTGGGATTGACTCTGCCATGA
- a CDS encoding response regulator translates to MIVVAWNPLSGNLIPVGKATGFSVQKRSYRAVIVDDEWLIRSELRMLLGNFPEISVVGEAATVYEAAEVIRRTRPDVVFLDIQMPGESGLRLLDMVERDFEVVFVTAYPQYREEAMKFRPKAYLLKPIRVGDLSQVIAQLAKGKESHEDPGSQR, encoded by the coding sequence ATGATTGTCGTTGCCTGGAATCCCCTCTCGGGCAATTTAATACCCGTGGGAAAGGCAACGGGGTTCTCGGTGCAGAAGCGCAGTTACAGGGCGGTGATCGTAGACGACGAGTGGCTCATTCGTTCCGAACTGCGGATGCTTCTGGGAAATTTCCCGGAGATCTCCGTTGTGGGCGAGGCGGCCACCGTGTACGAAGCGGCAGAAGTCATCCGCCGGACGCGTCCTGATGTCGTCTTTCTCGATATCCAGATGCCTGGTGAGTCAGGGCTCCGTCTGCTCGACATGGTGGAACGCGATTTTGAGGTGGTTTTTGTTACTGCTTATCCGCAGTACCGGGAAGAGGCCATGAAGTTTCGCCCGAAGGCCTATCTCCTCAAGCCGATCCGGGTTGGAGATCTGTCACAGGTGATCGCACAACTGGCAAAAGGCAAGGAGAGCCATGAGGATCCAGGGAGTCAAAGGTAG
- a CDS encoding T9SS type A sorting domain-containing protein: protein MGIRRTVWALVALMSFAGLRAWGQSVGDYRTRATGDWSNPQIWQRYNGTTWVATANPPSGSETITVQSADSVYVNVPVVITGRLINQGRIEGAGNLSVGNGGIYQHDRDGGTIPTIIWQDGSTLLMTGTVSQAPANRNQSYYNMVFDTPNQSANFNMGLDNVTIRGNIRVINTGYGRWYLTTAAAMDTAIVTVLGDVIVEGGAFSVQGTGNAQTTFIVHHYGNIVVTGGNFSISRGSQPGGTTTWYLYEGDFSMSNATTQSSTQTPGGARFVFAKQGVQHLTLGEGNTISSLPIEVKGGTALDMGMSRLAGSGIFILNEGATLMTGLPGGVEEIFQSCTGAITLADGSSYGFNGTSHQITSSKMPTVVRDLIINNPAGVTLSQQTTILGVLRLMAGEFDNTIPFVLGPEGRISFEGGTLKIPVGVERQTAEVPTSFSVAQNYPNPFNASTCIRLDLPSACRVRIRVVNVRGEEVATLFDGRKPAGTHTVIFEAGDLPSGVYVYRVEAEGQVRVGKMILQK, encoded by the coding sequence ATGGGCATTCGGCGAACGGTTTGGGCGCTTGTGGCTTTGATGTCTTTTGCAGGCCTGAGGGCATGGGGTCAGTCCGTAGGGGATTACCGCACGCGTGCCACCGGGGATTGGAGTAACCCCCAGATCTGGCAACGATACAACGGGACTACGTGGGTCGCTACCGCTAATCCGCCCTCTGGGAGCGAGACGATCACGGTCCAGAGCGCGGATTCGGTTTACGTCAACGTCCCAGTGGTGATCACCGGTCGGCTGATCAACCAGGGACGGATCGAAGGCGCGGGGAACCTTTCGGTCGGCAACGGTGGCATTTACCAGCACGATCGGGACGGAGGGACGATCCCGACCATCATCTGGCAGGACGGTTCCACCCTGCTGATGACGGGCACTGTTTCCCAGGCGCCCGCCAACCGAAACCAGAGCTATTACAACATGGTATTCGACACCCCCAACCAGTCTGCGAACTTCAACATGGGCCTGGATAATGTGACGATCCGAGGAAATATTCGGGTGATCAACACGGGCTACGGCCGCTGGTATCTGACCACGGCCGCGGCGATGGACACGGCGATCGTCACCGTTCTCGGCGACGTCATTGTCGAAGGCGGGGCCTTTTCTGTCCAGGGCACCGGCAATGCCCAGACTACCTTCATCGTTCACCACTACGGCAATATCGTTGTGACCGGGGGCAACTTCTCGATCAGCCGTGGCTCTCAGCCGGGCGGTACCACGACCTGGTACCTGTACGAAGGCGACTTCTCCATGTCGAACGCCACCACCCAGAGCTCTACTCAGACGCCAGGCGGTGCACGCTTTGTTTTCGCCAAACAGGGTGTTCAACACTTGACGCTGGGCGAGGGGAACACGATTAGCTCCCTCCCCATCGAGGTGAAGGGCGGCACTGCCCTGGATATGGGGATGAGCCGGCTGGCGGGGAGCGGGATCTTCATTCTCAACGAGGGCGCTACGCTGATGACCGGCCTACCCGGCGGAGTTGAGGAGATCTTCCAGTCGTGCACAGGGGCGATCACGCTTGCCGACGGCTCAAGCTACGGCTTCAACGGCACAAGCCATCAGATCACGAGCTCGAAGATGCCGACCGTCGTCCGGGACTTGATCATCAACAACCCGGCCGGAGTGACCCTCTCCCAGCAGACGACCATCCTGGGCGTCCTCCGACTGATGGCCGGTGAGTTCGACAACACCATCCCCTTCGTTCTGGGGCCCGAAGGGAGGATCTCCTTCGAAGGCGGCACACTGAAAATACCGGTCGGGGTCGAACGGCAGACTGCAGAGGTCCCGACGAGCTTCTCCGTAGCCCAGAACTACCCGAATCCCTTCAATGCCTCGACGTGCATTCGCTTGGATCTCCCATCCGCCTGCAGGGTGCGGATCAGGGTAGTGAATGTCCGTGGCGAGGAAGTGGCTACGCTCTTCGACGGACGCAAACCGGCCGGCACCCACACGGTGATTTTCGAGGCGGGCGATTTGCCCTCGGGCGTTTACGTGTACCGTGTCGAGGCTGAGGGGCAGGTGCGCGTAGGGAAGATGATTTTGCAGAAGTAG
- a CDS encoding T9SS type A sorting domain-containing protein encodes MKARVPAVWAALSVFFGFCALGLAQQVGDYRSVANGNWSDPATWEVFDGTQWVAATLAPTGAESITVDGTDTVKVDVPVEIRGYLRVKDTGVVMVTETGSLTFGNGGTYEHARNGGSVPTATWLEGSTALFTGITTTAPANRGQDYWNVVLNTPGLTANLDLNLAGKTISGNVTVVNTGTGRWRLVGGTSGTVTIMGDLIVQAGQFETQGTSSSTQVDVHHYGSVRVTGGEFSISRGSQGGATGTGYTRWYLHQGDFFMSNATTRNSNPWRATFVFAKVGGVQNLVLENVTFLAGGLPVKVDSGVTLNLGTSVLGGDGSFVLSPGATLRTALPGGLDQALATTGSKSLSKQASYTFDGVEAQVPGALLPDSVATLTVANPEGVTFTDTLWAHQLEVNAGSLMRIDSLGVVTVDSGGVAGAIWCKGVLTASDTLYFMSGSVYDHARDAGSLPNGRWAEGSTLLLSGTVQNAPSNRNQNFHHVVFNTPNLTKNLSMGWDGVTIGGDIRVVSTGLGRWYMSTAAVGDTAVITVLGDVIVENGNFSVHGTGNAQTVFLVHHYGDVVVTGGNFSIARGSQGNGSGKTIWYLYEGDFWMSNATTQNSNPTPGNAKFVFVKPGVQRLVLGAVNNIQNLPIEVCPGTTLDVGNSVLAGTGIFVVREGATLATAHTGGVAGFLGTVAASGVALSKSANYVFNGTEPQVTSTSLPDTVSDLVINNPAGVALSRETTINGVLRLMSGEFDNTVPFTLGPTGRISFEGGSLKVPLVASEYRSVATGNWSQASTWEAFLFGRWMAAPMAPTGSEQITIRNADTVRVDMPVVVRGYVKIQDSGVLVVEGGSLTFADSSYYEHARDGGILPSAVWEPGSTLLLTGIVENAPANRNQNFHHVVFNTPNLTKNLNMGWDGVTIGGDIRVVSTGLGRWYMSTAAVGDTAVITVLGDVVVEGGHFSVHGTGNAQTVFWVHHYGDVVVTGGNFSIARGSQGNGSGKTIWYLYEGDFSMSNATTQNSNPTLGNAKFVFAKTGLQRLVLGAGNNIQNLPIEVSSGTTLDVGTSVLAGQGMFALNAGATLAIAHPAGVAGFLGALPANVVSLSEAANFVFNGTEHQVTSTLMPSVVNDLTIANLAGVELSQATTINGVLHLVAGEFDNTVPFALGPNGRISYEGGTLKVPLVASEYRSVTTGNWSSASTWEGLVGDRWLAVPAAPVGTEKITVRGSDTVKVDVPLEFRGYLKVEESGVVTVTTGSLAFLEGSVYEHARDAGILPLAEWRPGSTLLMTGTVQDAPANRNQNFYHVVFNTPNLTRNRDMGWDDVTIGGDIRVISTGQGRWYLTTAAANDTAIVTLMGDVIVEGGAFSVQGTSNALTTFIVHHYGNIRVTGGNFSISRGSQGNGSGTTTWYLYQGDFSMSNATTQNSNPTPGNAKFVFAKAGVQKLELGEGNTILKLPIEVRPGTTLEVGQSVLAGNDIFVLSEGATLALTHPDGVAGFLGSVPNELVTLSPAANFWFHGSLRQVTSTRMPNVVNDLIIDNPAGVVLSQPTTINGVLRLVAGECDNTIPFTLGPNGRISYEGGTLKVPVGVAGRDAAVPAQFALHQNYPNPFNANTTIRYELPTTAHVVLKIYDVTGREIAELVNAKQGPGIFTVTWSADGLPSGIYYCRMMAGEFVAMRKLVLMK; translated from the coding sequence ATGAAGGCAAGAGTCCCGGCGGTATGGGCGGCGCTGTCTGTGTTCTTCGGCTTCTGCGCGCTGGGTCTGGCGCAGCAAGTCGGTGATTACCGCTCCGTAGCGAATGGCAATTGGAGCGATCCCGCCACCTGGGAGGTGTTCGACGGAACGCAATGGGTGGCAGCCACGCTGGCCCCCACGGGTGCGGAGAGTATCACGGTAGACGGCACGGACACGGTCAAGGTCGATGTGCCAGTCGAAATCCGTGGTTATCTGCGGGTGAAAGACACGGGCGTGGTCATGGTGACCGAGACGGGTTCTCTAACCTTTGGGAACGGAGGCACATACGAGCACGCCCGCAACGGTGGTTCGGTGCCTACGGCGACCTGGCTCGAGGGCTCGACGGCCCTTTTTACAGGGATCACCACGACCGCTCCGGCCAACCGGGGTCAGGATTACTGGAATGTAGTACTCAACACTCCTGGACTAACCGCCAATCTCGACCTGAATCTGGCCGGGAAGACGATCTCGGGGAACGTGACGGTGGTCAATACCGGCACGGGACGCTGGCGCCTGGTTGGGGGGACCAGCGGGACGGTCACCATCATGGGTGACCTGATTGTGCAGGCCGGCCAATTTGAGACGCAGGGAACCTCGAGCTCCACACAGGTGGACGTGCACCATTACGGAAGCGTCCGGGTCACGGGCGGTGAGTTCTCGATCAGCCGGGGCTCGCAGGGCGGCGCAACGGGCACCGGCTACACCCGCTGGTACCTCCATCAGGGCGATTTCTTCATGTCCAACGCGACCACGAGGAACTCCAACCCGTGGCGAGCGACGTTTGTGTTCGCCAAGGTGGGAGGAGTCCAAAACCTCGTGCTGGAAAACGTGACGTTTCTCGCCGGGGGCTTGCCCGTGAAAGTCGATAGCGGTGTCACTCTGAATCTGGGCACCTCCGTGCTCGGCGGCGACGGCAGCTTCGTCCTCTCGCCGGGGGCCACCCTGCGGACGGCCCTGCCCGGCGGTCTGGACCAGGCCCTTGCGACCACTGGGAGCAAGTCCCTGAGCAAGCAGGCCAGTTACACCTTCGATGGCGTTGAGGCTCAGGTGCCTGGGGCTTTGTTGCCGGACTCCGTGGCCACCCTGACCGTAGCCAATCCCGAGGGCGTCACCTTTACGGACACGCTGTGGGCCCATCAGCTCGAGGTGAACGCCGGCTCTCTCATGAGGATCGACAGCCTCGGGGTAGTTACTGTGGACTCCGGCGGTGTGGCCGGGGCGATCTGGTGCAAGGGCGTGCTTACGGCCTCGGACACGCTGTACTTTATGTCTGGCTCCGTCTACGACCATGCCCGGGACGCCGGGAGCCTGCCCAATGGGCGGTGGGCTGAGGGCTCTACACTGTTGCTTTCGGGAACGGTGCAGAATGCCCCGTCCAACCGCAATCAGAACTTTCACCATGTGGTGTTCAACACGCCGAATTTGACCAAAAACCTCAGCATGGGCTGGGACGGGGTGACGATCGGCGGGGACATCCGTGTGGTGAGCACAGGGCTGGGCCGCTGGTACATGAGCACGGCTGCGGTGGGCGACACGGCGGTCATCACGGTCCTTGGCGACGTCATCGTCGAGAACGGCAACTTCTCGGTCCACGGTACGGGCAACGCCCAGACGGTCTTCCTTGTGCACCACTACGGGGACGTGGTGGTGACGGGCGGCAACTTCTCCATTGCGCGCGGTTCCCAGGGCAACGGGAGTGGCAAGACGATCTGGTATTTGTACGAAGGTGACTTCTGGATGTCGAATGCGACGACGCAGAATTCGAACCCGACCCCAGGGAACGCGAAGTTTGTGTTTGTTAAGCCGGGAGTGCAGCGACTGGTTCTGGGTGCGGTGAACAACATCCAGAATCTGCCGATCGAAGTGTGCCCCGGAACAACCCTGGACGTGGGCAACAGCGTGCTTGCCGGTACCGGAATCTTCGTGGTGCGGGAAGGGGCTACGCTGGCCACCGCACACACGGGCGGAGTTGCAGGATTCCTGGGAACGGTGGCTGCAAGCGGGGTAGCGCTCAGCAAGTCGGCGAACTATGTCTTCAATGGCACCGAGCCCCAGGTGACGAGCACCAGCTTGCCGGACACGGTGAGCGATCTGGTGATCAACAACCCCGCCGGCGTGGCGCTGTCTCGGGAGACGACGATCAATGGTGTGCTGCGTCTGATGAGCGGGGAGTTCGACAATACTGTTCCGTTCACGCTTGGACCCACGGGCAGAATTTCCTTCGAGGGAGGGTCACTGAAGGTGCCCTTGGTGGCCTCGGAGTACCGCTCGGTGGCCACGGGCAACTGGAGCCAGGCGTCCACGTGGGAGGCCTTCCTGTTCGGGCGCTGGATGGCCGCACCAATGGCTCCGACAGGTAGCGAGCAAATCACGATTCGCAACGCCGATACAGTACGGGTGGACATGCCCGTGGTCGTTCGTGGCTACGTCAAGATACAGGATAGCGGCGTGCTTGTGGTGGAGGGCGGTAGCCTGACCTTTGCCGACAGCAGCTATTACGAGCACGCGCGGGACGGTGGAATCCTTCCCAGCGCGGTCTGGGAGCCGGGGTCCACCCTGTTGCTCACGGGAATCGTGGAGAACGCTCCCGCCAACCGCAATCAGAACTTTCACCACGTGGTGTTCAACACGCCGAACTTGACAAAGAATCTGAACATGGGCTGGGACGGAGTGACGATCGGCGGGGACATCCGTGTGGTGAGCACGGGGCTGGGCCGCTGGTACATGAGCACGGCTGCCGTGGGCGATACAGCGGTGATCACGGTCCTTGGTGATGTCGTTGTTGAGGGTGGGCACTTTTCGGTGCATGGGACGGGCAATGCCCAGACAGTGTTTTGGGTGCACCACTATGGCGACGTGGTGGTGACCGGTGGCAACTTCTCCATTGCGCGCGGTTCCCAGGGCAACGGGAGCGGCAAGACGATCTGGTATCTGTACGAAGGTGACTTCTCGATGTCGAATGCCACCACCCAGAACTCAAACCCGACTCTTGGGAACGCGAAGTTCGTGTTTGCCAAGACGGGTCTGCAGCGACTGGTTCTGGGCGCGGGCAACAACATCCAGAATCTGCCGATCGAGGTGAGTTCCGGCACCACCTTGGACGTAGGCACCAGTGTGCTGGCCGGACAGGGGATGTTTGCTCTTAATGCGGGCGCAACGCTGGCGATCGCCCATCCAGCTGGCGTAGCCGGGTTCCTCGGCGCGCTCCCGGCCAACGTCGTGTCGCTAAGTGAGGCAGCCAACTTCGTGTTCAACGGGACGGAGCACCAGGTTACGAGCACCCTGATGCCCTCGGTAGTAAATGACCTGACGATTGCCAACTTGGCGGGTGTAGAGCTGTCACAAGCGACGACCATCAATGGGGTTCTGCACCTGGTGGCGGGTGAGTTCGACAACACTGTTCCATTCGCCCTTGGACCCAACGGACGCATTTCGTACGAGGGCGGAACCCTCAAGGTGCCGCTTGTCGCGTCCGAATACCGGTCGGTCACAACGGGGAACTGGAGCTCCGCCTCGACCTGGGAAGGTCTTGTGGGCGACCGTTGGCTGGCGGTTCCCGCGGCGCCCGTGGGCACCGAGAAGATCACCGTGCGGGGTTCGGACACGGTCAAGGTGGACGTGCCGCTGGAGTTCCGCGGCTATCTGAAGGTGGAGGAATCCGGTGTAGTTACGGTCACCACGGGCTCGCTTGCGTTCCTGGAAGGCAGCGTCTACGAACACGCGCGGGACGCCGGGATCCTGCCCTTAGCAGAGTGGCGTCCAGGCTCGACGCTGCTGATGACGGGCACGGTGCAGGACGCGCCCGCTAACCGCAACCAGAACTTCTACCATGTAGTGTTCAATACCCCCAATCTCACACGTAATCGGGACATGGGTTGGGACGACGTGACGATCGGTGGGGATATCCGCGTGATCAGCACAGGCCAGGGTCGTTGGTACTTAACCACAGCCGCCGCCAACGATACGGCGATCGTTACGCTCATGGGCGATGTGATCGTGGAGGGCGGCGCCTTCTCGGTCCAGGGTACGAGCAACGCTTTGACCACATTCATCGTCCATCACTACGGGAATATCCGGGTAACGGGGGGCAACTTCTCGATATCGAGGGGTTCTCAGGGTAACGGAAGCGGAACCACCACCTGGTACCTCTACCAAGGTGACTTCTCGATGTCGAATGCCACGACGCAGAACTCGAACCCGACCCCTGGGAACGCGAAGTTTGTCTTCGCGAAAGCAGGGGTGCAGAAGCTGGAGCTGGGAGAAGGCAATACGATCCTGAAGCTCCCCATCGAAGTGAGACCCGGTACGACGCTGGAAGTGGGTCAGAGCGTGCTGGCGGGCAATGACATCTTCGTACTGTCCGAAGGAGCGACGCTGGCCCTCACTCACCCCGACGGGGTAGCTGGCTTCCTGGGCAGCGTGCCCAACGAGTTGGTTACTCTTAGCCCGGCGGCTAACTTCTGGTTCCACGGGTCGCTGCGCCAGGTGACGAGCACCCGGATGCCCAACGTAGTCAATGACCTCATTATCGACAACCCCGCGGGCGTTGTTCTTTCGCAGCCGACAACGATCAACGGTGTGCTGCGCCTGGTCGCGGGTGAGTGCGATAATACCATTCCGTTCACACTCGGCCCCAACGGGAGGATCTCCTACGAGGGTGGTACCCTGAAGGTCCCGGTAGGCGTGGCTGGCCGCGACGCTGCAGTGCCTGCCCAGTTCGCACTGCATCAGAACTATCCTAACCCCTTCAACGCCAACACGACCATTCGGTACGAGCTTCCGACCACCGCGCATGTAGTCCTCAAGATTTACGATGTGACAGGGCGGGAGATTGCGGAGCTCGTCAACGCCAAGCAAGGCCCCGGGATCTTCACCGTGACCTGGAGTGCGGACGGGTTGCCGAGCGGCATTTACTACTGTCGGATGATGGCCGGTGAATTTGTGGCGATGCGCAAGCTGGTCTTGATGAAGTGA